The following coding sequences lie in one Monomorium pharaonis isolate MP-MQ-018 chromosome 1, ASM1337386v2, whole genome shotgun sequence genomic window:
- the LOC105838078 gene encoding maltase A2 — MSIQKPEDLLSVVISTELPSSNSRQLFISQDQQDEEASDCPLLTPSPPPTQTDEALQSTPIFNTLEGAPLEMIPTPTLENINTEDGLNFMNIVNSSSKPLHDEPSSRDPMVESTSSGSSSDTNEPVCAQLLTQLNTAYQHLAPDAQALFYNQENGGKPPLVGIQLVVPKPPKDYRFMKWNWPLIRKTCYWSLMSILTGCAALVIGIIATMPKKCDPPVEWWQGSTFYEIFPASFQDSIKDANGIGDLRGIIMRLDYLKDLGIQAVRLNSIFPAPHYPEYYSDVSNMMKVNRELGTLEDFSVLVREIHKRNMSLVLDLPLYPFVKSLNDEVARSNVTEHASRERRDLLNNMITPDTLPSAPSASIKTIRDVLTSPLPKIKRQTFPTDRHREHPVSEAIRFWQHLDVDGFYLKGLEHYVNDDMFVNDLRYWRSLLNPDSIFICHVSVLDAATSAAARNSILSRIDLIDVTLRLSNGTRNIKAQIERVTKGMLFEKSGYPWIHWSVGGVDTSRVASIVTVRNASVAGSLLGMMLPGTPSIFYGDEIGIEDCECQDHKDLAHVHNLVPMYWEKEDGSGSSFTPLGVTAWLPEGGKPMETSLTSTITQMTRLRMEATPIYIKAVLRESQITANCDVRYVEDEMIVIERWYPRRNSYVFVANFGNETRKKDLSFLYYGGHVVVGPKYRMNQNVYFKELIVPPGEAFVIKLDK; from the exons ATGAGTATCCAGAAGCCTGAAGACCTTTTGTCGGTTGTTATATCAACTGAACTTCCATCGTCGAATTCCCGACAGCTATTTATAAGTCAAGATCAACAG gatGAAGAAGCGTCCGATTGTCCCCTATTAACGCCAAGTCCACCACCTACCCAAACAGACGAAGCTCTGCAATCGACACCGATATTCAATACTCTGGAAGGAGCTCCATTAGAGATGATACCCACGCCAAcgcttgaaaatattaatacggAAGACGGACTTAACTTCATGAACATAGTGAACAGTTCGAGTAAACCTTTGCACGACG aaccGAGTTCACGTGATCCAATGGTGGAGTCCACTAGCAGCGGTAGCAGCAGTGATACAAACGAACCTGTTTGCGCACAATTGTTGACACAATTGAATACTGCCTATCAACATCTCGCACCAGATGCTCAAGCTTTA TTTTACAACCAGGAGAACGGTGGCAAGCCACCGCTCGTTGGGATTCAATTGGTGGTGCCAAAGCCGCCGAAAGATTATCGCTTTATGAAGTGGAACTGGCCGCTGATACGGAAGACATGCTATTGGTCATTGATGTCGATCCTGACCGGATGCGCCGCACTCGTTATTGGCATCATTGCCACAATGCCTAAGAA ATGCGACCCGCCGGTGGAATGGTGGCAAGGCAGCACCTTCTACGAAATATTCCCGGCGTCTTTCCAGGACTCGATAAAGGACGCGAACGGAATCGGCGATCTGCGGGGGATAATCATGCGGCTGGACTATTTGAAGGACCTCGGAATACAGGCCGTTCGACTGAACTCGATCTTCCCGGCGCCGCACTACCCAGAGTATTACTCGGACGTCAGCAACATGATGAAGGTGAACCGGGAGCTGGGCACACTGGAGGATTTCTCGGTGCTCGTGCGCGAGATACACAAGCGGAACATGAGCTTAGTCCTCGACTTGCCTCTGTACCCGTTCGTGAAAAGTTTGAACGACGAAGTGGCGAGGTCGAACGTGACTGAACATGCATCCCGAGAGAGACGAGATCTCTTAAATAACATGATAACTCCGGACACCCTGCCGTCCGCACCGTCGGCATCGATCAAGACTATCCGCGACGTCCTGACGTCGCCGCTGCCGAAGATAAAGAGGCAGACGTTCCCAACGGATCGTCATCGGGAGCATCCAGTCAGCGAGGCCATCAGGTTTTGGCAGCACCTAGACGTGGACGGTTTCTATCTAAAAGGGCTGGAGCACTACGTCAACGATGATATGTTTGTAAACGATCTCAGGTACTGGCGGTCTCTCCTGAACCCAGACAGTATTTTCATCTGTCACGTGAGCGTCCTGGACGCTGCCACGTCCGCCGCCGCGAGGAACTCCATTTTGTCCAGGATCGATCTGATTGATGTGACCCTCCGTTTGTCGAACGGCACAAGGAACATCAAGGCGCAGATTGAGAGAGTCACGAAGGGCATGCTCTTCGAGAAATCCGGTTATCCATGGATCCATTGGTCCGTAGGTGGTGTGGACACCAGCAGAGTGGCCTCCATCGTGACCGTCAGAAACGCCAGCGTGGCGGGTTCTCTTCTCGGCATGATGCTACCAGGAACACCGAGTATATTTTACGGAGATGAG ATAGGTATTGAAGATTGTGAGTGCCAGGATCACAAGGATTTGGCACACGTGCACAATTTAGTTCCTATGTATTGGGAGAAGGAAGACGGCTCCGGTAGCAGTTTCACACCATTAGGGGTTACCGCTTGGTTACCGGAAGGTGGGAAACCTATGGAGACCAGTTTAACAAGCACCATCACACAAATGACGAGGCTAAGAATGGAAGCGACGCCGATTTACATCAAAGCGGTGTTAAGGGAGAGCCAAATTACTGCAAACTGTGATGTTAG ATACGTGGAAGATGAAATGATCGTGATAGAACGATGGTACCCACGTAGAAATTCCTACGTGTTTGTGGCCAATTTCGGCAACGAAAcgcgaaaaaaagatttgtcgTTTCTTTATTACGGCGGTCACGTTGTTGTTGGCCCAAAGTACAGAATGAATCAGAACGTGTACTTTAAAGAACTTATTGTCCCTCCTGGAGAagcatttgttataaaattagataaataa
- the LOC105838069 gene encoding probable multidrug resistance-associated protein lethal(2)03659 isoform X2: MNINDKKKYPENPRQNANVISILTFWWTRQIFRTGYKKDLEETDLYVTLTQDKTSKLGELIGKAWEIEVDSCVKKKDGTKPQLLRVLLHIFGKSLLLIGIAQGVMELFSRMYQPLLLATLLRYFAGDRKDWSNEVYYSAGGIILLSFTETIISHYSVYCTFHLGLKITIACTALIYQKILKLSSSVLDKETSVGQMVNFLSSDISRMRELMHLHYIWIAPLQVTWITYITFSEIGWAALVGISIFLLFIPFQAFLAKVTMPLTLKLAQKTDTRLRLMKQVITGVQVIKMYVWESPFYDLVEKARKSEMMVTKKYYILKQFSLTLHRYVPLLSIFATILSYVLFGNYISAEKVYLVTAYYNVLRLNLVHRFSSGLHQLVQALVCIRRLRRFMLHDEIVKTKQNSCQTIPDSFALHMTDVNAKWHGDNKADTLHNVNLTISPGSFVAIVGQVGSGKSSLLQAILQELPLTSGRIESRGRINYVSQQPWIFASSVKQNVLFGQSMDKSRYDKVIRVCQMESDIDTFPYGDRTIVGERGMNLSGGQRARINLARAIYKDADIYLLDDPLSAVDSHVSKYLVDKCICGYLKGKTRILVTHQLQYLQLADQIIVMNNGTIERKGTFDQLQASGHDFMKLVKTTHSKSKEAESGPSEIQRQISMKAESNGVKVDEDTSPVETQETMAKGRISRGMLFIYFKASKKPVLITLMTLIFLMIQIMSSGSDYFVAFWVNVESSSWHETENSTLDFRWEGPLSRDSMIYIYSAMIVIIILLWQLQTVVYYTVCTWSSVNLHSAMFRSILRATMYFYSTNPAGRILNRFARDINIVDLMLSICIFDVIVTGLISITVAVMVVAITPWLAIPTVICACIFTCFRIIYISTGRSIKRLEGTTRSPIFDHLGASLQGLTTIRAFNAEEVLMAELCSHQDVHSSACFLFLSTSRAFGFYIDIICQFYVATIIIAFTMIDGLAVVGDIGLIMTQTMSLTVLLQWGMRQTAELESQLTSIERILEYSRLEEEPMLDSKPDTKPPDNWPANGLVEFKNVSLKYNRHGAYILRNVSFTVLPEEKIGIVGRTGAGKSSLINALLRLACVEGEILIDGVSTDTVALHDFRSKISIIPQEPFLFTGSLRQNLDPFDQYTDTVLWQALEDVELKETISEMASGLNTKVSDEGSNFSVGQKQLLCLARAIVKNNRIMVLDEATANIDPYTDSLIQKTVRTKFINCTVFTIAHRLNTIMDSDRIFVMDAGHLVEFNHPHILLQQKGHFYNMIQQTGTAMAENLIDVATKNFHNKAKSLS, encoded by the exons ATGAATATCaacgataaaaagaaatatccaGAAAATCCACGGCAAAATGCGAATGTGATTTCCATTCTCACCTTTTg gtGGACCCGACAAATTTTTCGAACTGGCTACAAAAAAGATTTGGAAGAAACTGATCTCTATGTTACATTAACGCAAGACAAAACCAGCAAATTAGGCGAACTTATAGGTAAAGCTTGGGAAATAGAAGTAGACTCATGcgttaaaaagaaagatgGTACTAAGCCACAGTTGCTAAGAGTACTGTTGCACATTTTTGGAAAATCACTCTTGCTAATTGGAATTGCACAAGGAGTAATGGAGCTATTTTCCAg aatgtATCAACCATTACTACTTGCTACTTTGCTGCGCTATTTCGCAGGCGATAGAAAAGACTGGAGCAATGAAGTTTATTATAGTGCTGGCGGTATAATTCTGTTGTCTTTCACAGAGACtattatttcacattattCTGTATATTGCACCTTTCACTTAGGACTGAAGATTACGATTGCTTGTACTGCATTGATTtaccaaaaaatattaaaactttccaGCTCCGTACTGGACAAAGAGACATCTGTTGGACAG atGGTAAATTTTTTGAGTAGCGATATTAGCAGAATGAGAGAACTGATGCATTTGCATTACATTTGGATCGCTCCTCTTCAAGTCACATGGAtcacatatattacattttctgaAATTGGATGGGCAGCACTGGTCGGAATATccatattcttattatttattccttTCCaag CGTTCTTAGCGAAAGTAACTATGCCTTTAACGCTTAAATTAGCACAAAAAACAGATACCAGACTTAGGTTGATGAAGCAAGTAATCACAGGAGTGCAAGTcattaaaatgtatgtttgGGAAAGTCCTTTTTATGATCTCGTAGAAAAGGCGAGAAA gAGTGAGATGATggtaacaaagaaatattatattctaaaacAATTCTCTCTTACTCTTCACCGCTACGTACCGCTACTTAGTATCTTTGCGACGATATTATCATACGTTTTATTTGGAAATTATATCAGTGCTGAAAAAGTGTATCTAGTAACAGCATACTACAATGTTTTACGACTCAATTTGGTTCACAGATTTTCATCGG gTCTCCATCAATTAGTACAGGCATTAGTTTGTATTCGCCGATTGCGAAGATTCATGTTGCACGATGAGATCGTCAAAACGAAACAGAACTCATGTCAGACAATTCCTGACTCGTTTGCACTTCATATGACCGACGTAAACGCCAAATGGCATGGCGACAATAAGGCTGATACGTTGCATAACGTAAACTTAACCATATCACCCGGCAGCTTTGTTGCTATTGTTGGTCAGGTGGGTTCGGGTAAGAGTAGCCTCTTACAAGCGATACTCCAGGAATTGCCGTTGACAAGTGGACGTATCGAGAGCCGTGGCAGAATAAACTACGTTAGCCAACAGCCATGGATCTTCGCGTCTTCAGTGAAGCAGAACGTTTTGTTTGGACAGTCGATGGACAAGTCGCGTTACGACAAAGTGATCAGAGTCTGCCAGATGGAATCGGACATAGATACGTTTCCTTATGGCGATCGCACCATCGTGGGCGAGAGAGGAATGAATCTGAGTGGTGGCCAGCGTGCTAGAATCAATCTGGCTCGAGCGATCTACAAAGACGccgatatttatttgctagatGATCCCCTTTCTGCCGTGGATTCTCACGTCAGCAAATATCTCGTGGACAAGTGCATCTGTGGCTATCTAAAA GGAAAAACGAGGATTCTGGTGACGCATCAACTGCAGTATTTACAGCTCGCCGACCAGATTATTGTTATGAATAACGGTACTATCGAGAGAAAGGGTACCTTCGACCAATTGCAAGCGTCGGGTCACGATTTTATGAAGTTGGTAAAGACGACACATTCTAAAAGCAAAGAGGCTGAGAGTGGACCATCTGAAATTCAACGTCAAATTTCAATGAAGGCTGAGTCAAATGGAGTAAAGGTTGACGAGGATACTTCACCGGTTGAAACGCAGGAAACGATGGCGAAGGGACGCATATCTCGCGGAATGTTGTTCATTTACTTTAAGGCGAGTAAAAAGCCTGTCTTGATCACGCTGATGACGTTGATCTTCTTAATGATCCAGATTATGTCCAGCGGTAGCGATTACTTTGTTGCATTCTGGGTGAACGTCGAATCGAGTTCGTGGCATGAAACGGAAAACTCCACGCTGGACTTTCGGTGGGAAGGACCACTGTCTCGTGACTCCATGATCTACATATATAGCGCTATGATAGTGATCATCATACTGCTATGGCAATTGCAAACAGTCGTGTACTATACGGTGTGCACATGGTCCTCGGTGAATCTTCATTCCGCTATGTTTCGCAGCATATTGCGTGCAACTATGTATTTCTATAGCACCAATCCAGCTGGCCGTATATTAAACAG ATTTGCCAGAGATATCAATATTGTCGACTTAATGCTGTCAATATGCATATTTGACGTCATAGTTACCGGACTCATCTCAATCACGGTAGCTGTTATGGTTGTGGCGATTACCCCGTGGCTGGCGATACCTACTGTAATTTGCGCttgtatttttacttgttttcgcataatatatatctctacCGGGCGCAGTATCAAGCGCCTTGAAGGCACAA CACGTTCGCCGATCTTCGATCATCTCGGAGCGTCTCTGCAAGGTCTGACGACAATTAGAGCTTTTAATGCCGAGGAAGTATTAATGGCGGAGTTGTGTAGTCATCAAGATGTTCATTCGTCCGcttgttttctctttttatctaCGTCTCGGGCTTTCGGCTTCTACATCGATATCATTTGCCAGTTTTACGTTGCGACAATAATCATAGCTTTTACTATGATTGATGGTCTGGCTGTCGTTGGTGACATTGGTTTGATAATGACACAGACCATGTCACTGACGGTCTTGCTGCAATGGGGAATGAGGCAAACGGCCGAGCTAGAAAGTCAGTTGACGTCTATAGAAAGGATACTCGAGTACAGCCGTTTAGAGGAGGAGCCGATGCTCGACAGCAAGCCAGATACCAAACCGCCGGACAATTGGCCGGCGAATGGTCTTGTGGAATTCAAAAACGTAAGCTTGAAATACAATCGTCATGGCGCTTACATCCTCAGAAACGTCAGCTTCACCGTCTTGCCGGAAGAAAAGATCGGTATCGTCGGCAGAACTGGCGCGGGAAAATCGTCTCTGATCAATGCCCTCCTTCGTCTAGCCTGCGTTGAGGGTGAGATTCTCATAGACGGCGTGTCCACCGACACGGTCGCCCTGCACGACTTCCGCTCGAAGATCAGTATTATCCCTCAGGAGCCGTTCTTGTTCACTGGCAGTCTGCGACAAAATCTCGATCCCTTCGACCAGTATACCGACACCGTGCTGTGGCAGGCACTCGAGGATGTCGAGTTAAAGGAGACGATCTCCGAGATGGCCAGCGGACTGAACACAAAGGTGTCTGACGAGGGATCGAATTTTAGCGTTGGCCAGAAACAACTGCTGTGCCTCGCGCGAGCTATCGTCAAGAACAATCGGATTATGGTACTGGACGAAGCAACTGCCAACATCGATCCTTACACGGATTCCCTTATACAAAAGACAGTTAGGACGAAATTTATAAACTGTACTGTGTTCACCATAGCTCACAGGTTAAACACTATTATGGATAGTGACAGAATATTTGTGATGGATGCTGGACATCTTGTG GAATTTAACCACCCACATATTCTTTTACAACAGAAAggacatttttataatatgatacAACAGACTGGTACTGCGATGGCCGAAAATCTTATTGATGTAGCCACGAAA aatttcCACAATAAGGCTAAATCTCTGTCTTAA
- the LOC105838069 gene encoding probable multidrug resistance-associated protein lethal(2)03659 isoform X1, with protein sequence MNINDKKKYPENPRQNANVISILTFWWTRQIFRTGYKKDLEETDLYVTLTQDKTSKLGELIGKAWEIEVDSCVKKKDGTKPQLLRVLLHIFGKSLLLIGIAQGVMELFSRMYQPLLLATLLRYFAGDRKDWSNEVYYSAGGIILLSFTETIISHYSVYCTFHLGLKITIACTALIYQKILKLSSSVLDKETSVGQMVNFLSSDISRMRELMHLHYIWIAPLQVTWITYITFSEIGWAALVGISIFLLFIPFQAFLAKVTMPLTLKLAQKTDTRLRLMKQVITGVQVIKMYVWESPFYDLVEKARKSEMMVTKKYYILKQFSLTLHRYVPLLSIFATILSYVLFGNYISAEKVYLVTAYYNVLRLNLVHRFSSGLHQLVQALVCIRRLRRFMLHDEIVKTKQNSCQTIPDSFALHMTDVNAKWHGDNKADTLHNVNLTISPGSFVAIVGQVGSGKSSLLQAILQELPLTSGRIESRGRINYVSQQPWIFASSVKQNVLFGQSMDKSRYDKVIRVCQMESDIDTFPYGDRTIVGERGMNLSGGQRARINLARAIYKDADIYLLDDPLSAVDSHVSKYLVDKCICGYLKGKTRILVTHQLQYLQLADQIIVMNNGTIERKGTFDQLQASGHDFMKLVKTTHSKSKEAESGPSEIQRQISMKAESNGVKVDEDTSPVETQETMAKGRISRGMLFIYFKASKKPVLITLMTLIFLMIQIMSSGSDYFVAFWVNVESSSWHETENSTLDFRWEGPLSRDSMIYIYSAMIVIIILLWQLQTVVYYTVCTWSSVNLHSAMFRSILRATMYFYSTNPAGRILNRFARDINIVDLMLSICIFDVIVTGLISITVAVMVVAITPWLAIPTVICACIFTCFRIIYISTGRSIKRLEGTTRSPIFDHLGASLQGLTTIRAFNAEEVLMAELCSHQDVHSSACFLFLSTSRAFGFYIDIICQFYVATIIIAFTMIDGLAVVGDIGLIMTQTMSLTVLLQWGMRQTAELESQLTSIERILEYSRLEEEPMLDSKPDTKPPDNWPANGLVEFKNVSLKYNRHGAYILRNVSFTVLPEEKIGIVGRTGAGKSSLINALLRLACVEGEILIDGVSTDTVALHDFRSKISIIPQEPFLFTGSLRQNLDPFDQYTDTVLWQALEDVELKETISEMASGLNTKVSDEGSNFSVGQKQLLCLARAIVKNNRIMVLDEATANIDPYTDSLIQKTVRTKFINCTVFTIAHRLNTIMDSDRIFVMDAGHLVEFNHPHILLQQKGHFYNMIQQTGTAMAENLIDVATKVSSKSNLKRQSYYKRM encoded by the exons ATGAATATCaacgataaaaagaaatatccaGAAAATCCACGGCAAAATGCGAATGTGATTTCCATTCTCACCTTTTg gtGGACCCGACAAATTTTTCGAACTGGCTACAAAAAAGATTTGGAAGAAACTGATCTCTATGTTACATTAACGCAAGACAAAACCAGCAAATTAGGCGAACTTATAGGTAAAGCTTGGGAAATAGAAGTAGACTCATGcgttaaaaagaaagatgGTACTAAGCCACAGTTGCTAAGAGTACTGTTGCACATTTTTGGAAAATCACTCTTGCTAATTGGAATTGCACAAGGAGTAATGGAGCTATTTTCCAg aatgtATCAACCATTACTACTTGCTACTTTGCTGCGCTATTTCGCAGGCGATAGAAAAGACTGGAGCAATGAAGTTTATTATAGTGCTGGCGGTATAATTCTGTTGTCTTTCACAGAGACtattatttcacattattCTGTATATTGCACCTTTCACTTAGGACTGAAGATTACGATTGCTTGTACTGCATTGATTtaccaaaaaatattaaaactttccaGCTCCGTACTGGACAAAGAGACATCTGTTGGACAG atGGTAAATTTTTTGAGTAGCGATATTAGCAGAATGAGAGAACTGATGCATTTGCATTACATTTGGATCGCTCCTCTTCAAGTCACATGGAtcacatatattacattttctgaAATTGGATGGGCAGCACTGGTCGGAATATccatattcttattatttattccttTCCaag CGTTCTTAGCGAAAGTAACTATGCCTTTAACGCTTAAATTAGCACAAAAAACAGATACCAGACTTAGGTTGATGAAGCAAGTAATCACAGGAGTGCAAGTcattaaaatgtatgtttgGGAAAGTCCTTTTTATGATCTCGTAGAAAAGGCGAGAAA gAGTGAGATGATggtaacaaagaaatattatattctaaaacAATTCTCTCTTACTCTTCACCGCTACGTACCGCTACTTAGTATCTTTGCGACGATATTATCATACGTTTTATTTGGAAATTATATCAGTGCTGAAAAAGTGTATCTAGTAACAGCATACTACAATGTTTTACGACTCAATTTGGTTCACAGATTTTCATCGG gTCTCCATCAATTAGTACAGGCATTAGTTTGTATTCGCCGATTGCGAAGATTCATGTTGCACGATGAGATCGTCAAAACGAAACAGAACTCATGTCAGACAATTCCTGACTCGTTTGCACTTCATATGACCGACGTAAACGCCAAATGGCATGGCGACAATAAGGCTGATACGTTGCATAACGTAAACTTAACCATATCACCCGGCAGCTTTGTTGCTATTGTTGGTCAGGTGGGTTCGGGTAAGAGTAGCCTCTTACAAGCGATACTCCAGGAATTGCCGTTGACAAGTGGACGTATCGAGAGCCGTGGCAGAATAAACTACGTTAGCCAACAGCCATGGATCTTCGCGTCTTCAGTGAAGCAGAACGTTTTGTTTGGACAGTCGATGGACAAGTCGCGTTACGACAAAGTGATCAGAGTCTGCCAGATGGAATCGGACATAGATACGTTTCCTTATGGCGATCGCACCATCGTGGGCGAGAGAGGAATGAATCTGAGTGGTGGCCAGCGTGCTAGAATCAATCTGGCTCGAGCGATCTACAAAGACGccgatatttatttgctagatGATCCCCTTTCTGCCGTGGATTCTCACGTCAGCAAATATCTCGTGGACAAGTGCATCTGTGGCTATCTAAAA GGAAAAACGAGGATTCTGGTGACGCATCAACTGCAGTATTTACAGCTCGCCGACCAGATTATTGTTATGAATAACGGTACTATCGAGAGAAAGGGTACCTTCGACCAATTGCAAGCGTCGGGTCACGATTTTATGAAGTTGGTAAAGACGACACATTCTAAAAGCAAAGAGGCTGAGAGTGGACCATCTGAAATTCAACGTCAAATTTCAATGAAGGCTGAGTCAAATGGAGTAAAGGTTGACGAGGATACTTCACCGGTTGAAACGCAGGAAACGATGGCGAAGGGACGCATATCTCGCGGAATGTTGTTCATTTACTTTAAGGCGAGTAAAAAGCCTGTCTTGATCACGCTGATGACGTTGATCTTCTTAATGATCCAGATTATGTCCAGCGGTAGCGATTACTTTGTTGCATTCTGGGTGAACGTCGAATCGAGTTCGTGGCATGAAACGGAAAACTCCACGCTGGACTTTCGGTGGGAAGGACCACTGTCTCGTGACTCCATGATCTACATATATAGCGCTATGATAGTGATCATCATACTGCTATGGCAATTGCAAACAGTCGTGTACTATACGGTGTGCACATGGTCCTCGGTGAATCTTCATTCCGCTATGTTTCGCAGCATATTGCGTGCAACTATGTATTTCTATAGCACCAATCCAGCTGGCCGTATATTAAACAG ATTTGCCAGAGATATCAATATTGTCGACTTAATGCTGTCAATATGCATATTTGACGTCATAGTTACCGGACTCATCTCAATCACGGTAGCTGTTATGGTTGTGGCGATTACCCCGTGGCTGGCGATACCTACTGTAATTTGCGCttgtatttttacttgttttcgcataatatatatctctacCGGGCGCAGTATCAAGCGCCTTGAAGGCACAA CACGTTCGCCGATCTTCGATCATCTCGGAGCGTCTCTGCAAGGTCTGACGACAATTAGAGCTTTTAATGCCGAGGAAGTATTAATGGCGGAGTTGTGTAGTCATCAAGATGTTCATTCGTCCGcttgttttctctttttatctaCGTCTCGGGCTTTCGGCTTCTACATCGATATCATTTGCCAGTTTTACGTTGCGACAATAATCATAGCTTTTACTATGATTGATGGTCTGGCTGTCGTTGGTGACATTGGTTTGATAATGACACAGACCATGTCACTGACGGTCTTGCTGCAATGGGGAATGAGGCAAACGGCCGAGCTAGAAAGTCAGTTGACGTCTATAGAAAGGATACTCGAGTACAGCCGTTTAGAGGAGGAGCCGATGCTCGACAGCAAGCCAGATACCAAACCGCCGGACAATTGGCCGGCGAATGGTCTTGTGGAATTCAAAAACGTAAGCTTGAAATACAATCGTCATGGCGCTTACATCCTCAGAAACGTCAGCTTCACCGTCTTGCCGGAAGAAAAGATCGGTATCGTCGGCAGAACTGGCGCGGGAAAATCGTCTCTGATCAATGCCCTCCTTCGTCTAGCCTGCGTTGAGGGTGAGATTCTCATAGACGGCGTGTCCACCGACACGGTCGCCCTGCACGACTTCCGCTCGAAGATCAGTATTATCCCTCAGGAGCCGTTCTTGTTCACTGGCAGTCTGCGACAAAATCTCGATCCCTTCGACCAGTATACCGACACCGTGCTGTGGCAGGCACTCGAGGATGTCGAGTTAAAGGAGACGATCTCCGAGATGGCCAGCGGACTGAACACAAAGGTGTCTGACGAGGGATCGAATTTTAGCGTTGGCCAGAAACAACTGCTGTGCCTCGCGCGAGCTATCGTCAAGAACAATCGGATTATGGTACTGGACGAAGCAACTGCCAACATCGATCCTTACACGGATTCCCTTATACAAAAGACAGTTAGGACGAAATTTATAAACTGTACTGTGTTCACCATAGCTCACAGGTTAAACACTATTATGGATAGTGACAGAATATTTGTGATGGATGCTGGACATCTTGTG GAATTTAACCACCCACATATTCTTTTACAACAGAAAggacatttttataatatgatacAACAGACTGGTACTGCGATGGCCGAAAATCTTATTGATGTAGCCACGAAAGTGAGTAGCAAATCTAATTTGAAGAGACAAAGCTACTACAAAAGAATGTAA